One Brassica napus cultivar Da-Ae chromosome A1, Da-Ae, whole genome shotgun sequence genomic region harbors:
- the LOC106396541 gene encoding protein SRC2 homolog, producing MSMMTMGIQGQLLEVTVVGCQKLKDTEWFSRQDPYVVLEYSGARHQTRTCTDGGKNAVFQEKFMFTLLEGLKDLKVAVWNSNTLSTDDFIGNATIQLQKVLSQGYDDCTWTLQTKTGRYAGEVRLILHYAGAKNQHHHGSAPSAPPYAPQVPHYSAPPSPSPYSSPPYSGPSLYPQVQYSQPQSAYPPASPYPPQPYAYPPPPSTSAYPPGPSAYPPGPSAYPPPPPSSTYPPPPYPPQPSPYYPQGPYQGQYPPPPY from the exons ATGTCGATGATGACTATGGGAATTCAAGGCCAGCTTCTCGAGGTCACTG TGGTAGGGTGCCAGAAATTGAAAGACACGGAATGGTTTTCAAGGCAAGATCCGTACGTTGTCCTCGAGTACAGCGGCGCTAGGCACCAAACACGAACCTGCACAG ATGGTGGAAAGAACGCAGTGTTTCAAGAGAAGTTTATGTTCACGTTGCTTGAAGGCCTTAAGGATCTTAAGGTTGCTGTCTGGAATAGCAACACTCTCTCCACTGATGACTTCATTGGCAATGCTAC GATTCAATTGCAGAAGGTTCTTTCTCAGGGATACGATGACTGTACCTGGACTCTTCAAACTAAAACTGGCAG ATATGCCGGAGAAGTAAGACTCATACTGCATTATGCAGGTGCAAAG AACCAACATCACCACGGGTCTGCGCCATCAGCACCACCGTATGCACCTCAAGTACCTCACTACTCAGCACCGCCTTCTCCATCTCCGTATTCCTCACCACCATACTCTGGACCATCTCTATACCCACAAGTACAATACTCTCAGCCGCAATCAGCATACCCACCAGCTTCACCCTATCCTCCTCAGCCATATGCTTACCCTCCTCCTCCCTCAACCTCCGCTTATCCTCCCGGTCCTTCAGCTTACCCTCCGGGTCCTTCAGCTTACCCTCCTCCTCCGCCATCCTCAACTTACCCTCCTCCTCCGTACCCTCCTCAACCATCACCATATTACCCACAAG GTCCCTATCAAGGACAATACCCGCCGCCTCCATACTAA
- the LOC111199898 gene encoding F-box protein At3g62230-like encodes MDSGTKPNLLSNLPDCLLVLIISFLPFKQSVQTSVLAKRWKNLCRETTNLVFKESEFGLNQFVVDTEAKHSERRALFVSVMHQWISRFTGNTIETFELCLPEPVGFEEDIMSLIEFAATKQTKNLVINLSSSNSRQPPGALHIKLIYNQKNGLDITRLFSNLIYVRNLTICPFLLEMMIQDCDDPMKLHDPMKTRHLVIKTHMYPHEFGGITIFLNSCPELESLTFETYTTGPIVMSQRYWPLIHPKTFWLNNKTYECLERTLKAVKVINFCGIPNELHVLQYLIRTGRVMERLDLHAAKTLNNEQRRLVLTAAEEFQKIVERGSRHLRVTLHNA; translated from the exons ATGGACTCAGGAACAAAACCTAATCTTCTTTCGAATTTACCTGATTGCCTTCTGGTTTTAATCATATCTTTCTTACCTTTCAAACAATCTGTACAAACAAGTGTTCTTGCTAAGCGATGGAAGAATCTTTGTCGTGAAACAACAAACCTCGTATTCAAAGAGTCTGAGTTCGGCCTGAACCAATTTGTTGTTGATACAGAGGCCAAACATTCTGAGAGGAGAGCTTTGTTTGTTAGCGTTATGCATCAATGGATCTCGAGATTTACTGGTAACACCATCGAGACATTTGAACTTTGTCTACCAGAACCAGTGGGTTTTGAGGAAGATATCATGTCTCTAATCGAGTTTGCTGCtaccaaacaaaccaaaaatctagttattaatttatcaagCTCTAATTCGAGACAACCTCCTGGTGCTCTGCATATAAAGTTGATATATAATCAAAAGAATGGATTGGATATCACTCGTCTATTTTCCAATCTTATATATGTTAGGAACTTGACGATCTGCCCTTTTCTTCTTGAG ATGATGATCCAAGATTGTGACGATCCTATGAAATTGCACGATCCGATGAAAACACGACATTTGGTGATTAAGACACATATGTACCCACATGAGTTCGGAGGAATAACTATATTTCTCAATAGCTGTCCGGAACTCGAATCTCTCACGTTCGAAACGTATACTACTGGGCCTATCGTG ATGTCGCAGAGATATTGGCCGCTAATAcatccaaaaacgttttggctCAACAACAAAACGTATGAGTGTTTGGAAAGGACACTTAAGGCTGTGAAAGTTATAAACTTTTGTGGCATCCCGAACGAGTTACATGTGCTGCAGTACCTGATCCGAACCGGACGTGTGATGGAACGGCTTGACCTTCATGCGGCAAAGACATTGAACAATGAGCAAAGGAGGTTGGTACTGACTGCAGCCGAGGAGTTTCAGAAGATTGTCGAAAGAGGTTCGAGGCATTTGAGAGTTACTCTACACAATGCTTGA
- the LOC106357709 gene encoding cyclin-D3-1, whose product MAIPKEEESREEHNTSFLLDALYCEEEKWEDDEEEEVEAVEENSSFSSASTSSPLAILQQDLFWEDQDLVTLFSKEEEQGLSCVDDVYLATDRKEAVGWILRVNSRYGFSTLAAVLAITYLDKFICSYSLQRDKPWMLQLVSVACLSLAAKVEETHVPLLLDFQVEETKYVFEAKTIQRMELLILSTLQWKMHLVTPLSFLDHIIRRLGLKNNAHWDFLNSCHRLILSVISDSRFVGYLPSVVAAATMMRIIEQVEPFDPLSYQTKLLGVLNITKEKVKSCYDLILELPMGLQIETQSRRKRKSRDSPSCVIDSNPFNSDESSNDSWSASSNNPPSSSPQQQQPPLKKMRGDQETQKEKPVLHLPWAIVVTSP is encoded by the exons ATGGCGATACCAAAGGAGGAAGAAAGTAGAGAAGAACATAACACTTCGTTTCTTCTCGATGCTCTCTACTGCGAAGAAGAGAAATGGgaagacgacgaagaagaagaagtagaagcAGTTGAAGAGAACTCTTCCTTTTCTTCTGCTTCTACTTCTTCTCCATTGGCTATTCTGCAGCAAGATTTGTTCTGGGAAGACCAAGATCTGGTCACTCTCTTCtccaaagaagaagagcaaggacTCAGCTGTGTCGACGACGTTTATCTCGCCACGGATCGAAAAGAAGCCGTGGGTTGGATTCTTAGAGTCAACTCTCGTTATGGGTTCTCTACTCTGGCAGCTGTTTTAGCTATAACGTATCTCGACAAGTTCATCTGTAGCTACAGCTTACAGAGAGACAAACCCTGGATGCTTCAGCTCGTTTCTGTTGCTTGTCTCTCTCTTGCTGCTAAAGTCGAAGAAACCCATGTCCCTCTTCTTCTAGACTTTCAA GTGGAGGAGACAAAGTATGTGTTTGAGGCAAAAACCATACAGAGAATGGAGCTGCTGATACTTTCTACTCTCCAATGGAAGATGCATCTCGTTACTCCACTTTCGTTTCTAGACCACATCATCAGGAGACTGGGGCTTAAGAACAATGCTCACTGGGATTTCCTCAACAGCTGCCACCGTCTCATCCTCTCTGTAATCTCCG ATTCAAGATTTGTCGGCTACCTCCCATCAGTTGTTGCTGCAGCCACCATGATGAGAATTATAGAGCAAGTTGAGCCCTTTGACCCTCTTTCATACCAAACAAAGCTCCTCGGTGTGCTTAACATAACCAAG GAAAAGGTGAAGTCTTGCTACGACCTCATCCTCGAGTTACCAATGGGCTTACAAATCGAAACCCAATCTCGCCGGAAACGCAAGAGCCGCGATTCGCCAAGCTGCGTGATCGATTCAAACCCTTTTAATAGCGACGAAAGCTCAAACGATTCGTGGTCAGCGAGTTCTAACAATCCACCATCTTCGTCTCCGCAGCAGCAACAGCCTCcgttgaagaagatgagaggGGATCAAGAGACGCAGAAGGAGAAACCAGTTTTGCATCTTCCATGGGCAATCGTAGTAACCAGTCCGTGA